From one Spiroplasma endosymbiont of Panorpa germanica genomic stretch:
- the rpsO gene encoding 30S ribosomal protein S15 has translation MVLKARKAEIIKEFGQNDKDTGRAEVQIALLTDDIRNLTEHLQLHKKDITSRRSLLKKVSQRKHHLNFLIKNDFERYKAIIAKLNLRK, from the coding sequence ATGGTATTAAAAGCAAGAAAAGCTGAAATTATTAAAGAATTCGGTCAAAACGACAAAGACACTGGACGTGCTGAAGTTCAAATCGCACTTTTAACTGATGATATTAGAAACTTAACTGAACATTTACAGTTACATAAAAAAGATATCACTTCAAGAAGAAGTTTATTGAAAAAAGTTTCTCAAAGAAAACATCACTTAAACTTCTTAATCAAAAATGATTTTGAACGTTACAAAGCAATTATCGCAAAATTAAATCTAAGAAAATAA
- the truB gene encoding tRNA pseudouridine(55) synthase TruB, translating to MLQKSGIFLVNKPSGMTSNDLIKKIQKKLNIKKIGHAGTLDPLASGLMVVLVNQATKVSDFLLSANKSYNVTAKLFIDTDTKDTTGKVISQEEPVKIAKKTIKEVAKKYNGYIYEQYPPIYSAIKVQGKKLYEYARENKGDEVEIKPRTVTIQECELVEYNKKDHEISFKLKVSKGTYVRSFVTDFANDLNTIATVSKLERSASGLFKLSNAKNIEDLSWNNLISLYDTLTKSEQVLIQYHFEQDVRQGKSIILPRVSFPIVFIVNDKKEVIGIYKHVANHIYTCQRGLWQDDPAIKKTEAEMEGY from the coding sequence ATGTTACAAAAATCTGGCATTTTTTTAGTCAACAAACCATCGGGAATGACTTCAAATGATTTGATTAAAAAAATTCAAAAAAAGCTTAACATTAAGAAAATTGGACATGCTGGTACTTTAGATCCCTTAGCTTCGGGATTGATGGTGGTTTTGGTTAATCAAGCCACCAAAGTTAGTGACTTTTTACTTTCTGCCAATAAATCATATAATGTTACCGCTAAATTGTTCATCGACACAGACACTAAAGATACTACTGGAAAAGTTATTAGCCAAGAGGAACCTGTAAAAATTGCCAAAAAAACAATTAAAGAAGTTGCCAAAAAATACAATGGTTACATTTATGAACAATATCCTCCGATCTACTCGGCTATCAAAGTGCAGGGTAAAAAACTTTACGAATATGCTCGCGAGAATAAAGGTGATGAAGTGGAAATTAAACCACGTACTGTCACGATTCAAGAGTGTGAACTAGTTGAGTACAATAAAAAGGATCACGAAATTTCCTTCAAACTTAAGGTTAGCAAGGGAACTTATGTGAGAAGTTTTGTCACAGATTTTGCAAATGATTTAAACACTATTGCAACTGTTTCAAAATTAGAACGTAGTGCTTCAGGCTTATTTAAATTGAGTAATGCTAAAAATATTGAGGATTTAAGCTGAAATAACTTAATTTCTCTCTACGACACTTTAACAAAATCAGAGCAAGTTTTGATTCAATATCATTTTGAACAAGATGTTCGTCAGGGAAAATCGATTATTCTACCAAGAGTTTCATTCCCGATTGTCTTTATTGTAAATGATAAAAAAGAGGTAATTGGAATTTACAAACATGTAGCTAACCATATTTATACTTGCCAAAGAGGACTTTGGCAAGATGATCCAGCTATTAAAAAAACAGAAGCCGAAATGGAGGGCTATTAA
- a CDS encoding ABC transporter permease → MTTNLEKSEFGLKRSLNVFKNLFLLISKSFFRNARGPLFMFIVPIFFMIMFFSVIGNKSSGGQSLYPYLLLPSLTILTSLAPAIVEWKNSVFLKRIDTTGVKKGMFLGALWLFYLLVSLVALVVMFIVALIIGEIIKSPEGTKSFASTLSQINWGWLILATILVSLTSIGLATLFGGLFNSEGAMQGIVMMVYFFSIFFSGIMIDPSVVETSKGMMIFTYFIPHKYSVFLFLYATQGSINSGWDSSFNNHVAFGGKDFTATWQPILGATLIIAALFLITVFTFKWSAKK, encoded by the coding sequence ATGACAACTAATTTAGAAAAATCAGAATTTGGTTTAAAACGCAGCTTAAATGTTTTTAAAAATCTTTTCTTGTTAATATCTAAGTCTTTCTTTAGAAATGCTCGCGGACCTTTATTTATGTTTATTGTTCCGATATTTTTCATGATTATGTTCTTTAGTGTAATCGGAAACAAATCATCGGGGGGTCAATCACTTTATCCATATTTACTTCTACCATCACTAACAATTTTAACATCACTTGCTCCAGCAATCGTGGAGTGAAAAAACTCAGTATTTTTAAAAAGAATTGATACTACTGGTGTTAAAAAGGGAATGTTTCTAGGAGCATTATGACTATTTTACTTATTGGTTTCTTTAGTTGCCTTAGTTGTGATGTTTATCGTTGCCTTAATAATTGGGGAAATTATTAAATCACCAGAAGGGACCAAATCATTTGCGAGCACCTTGTCACAAATAAATTGAGGATGACTTATTTTAGCAACAATTTTAGTTTCACTAACCTCAATTGGTTTAGCAACATTATTTGGGGGACTTTTCAATTCAGAAGGGGCAATGCAAGGAATTGTGATGATGGTATATTTTTTCTCAATCTTCTTTTCTGGAATTATGATAGATCCTTCGGTTGTAGAAACTTCAAAAGGGATGATGATATTCACGTACTTCATTCCTCATAAATACTCAGTCTTTTTATTCTTATATGCGACTCAAGGATCAATTAATTCAGGTTGAGATTCAAGTTTTAATAACCATGTAGCATTTGGTGGAAAAGATTTCACAGCCACATGACAACCAATTCTTGGAGCAACTTTAATTATAGCAGCTTTGTTTTTGATAACAGTATTTACTTTTAAATGAAGTGCTAAAAAATAG
- a CDS encoding ABC transporter ATP-binding protein produces the protein MNDFITIKDLSKEFGKKKVLKGLNLNIKKGERLAILGSNGCGKTTLVEMIAQTSKPTSGSIHFDLEGDLKKEIGIQFQQGEWPAGICADDMLKFYRSIYPRFTLQWEEQLNKVFDIEEFRKRPIKKLSGGQKQRFNAMISMMNDPELVILDELTTGLDMQLQFSIITFFKEKLKKDNKTLLLVSHSPEEVELLCTRMIIINDGKVCFDRKITDAIKEFKSVRNIMDKHFEGSLKYDN, from the coding sequence ATGAACGATTTTATTACGATAAAAGATTTATCAAAGGAATTTGGTAAAAAAAAGGTTTTAAAAGGCTTAAATTTAAATATTAAAAAAGGAGAACGTTTAGCAATTTTAGGATCTAATGGTTGTGGTAAAACTACTTTAGTGGAAATGATTGCTCAAACTTCAAAACCAACATCTGGATCAATTCATTTTGATTTAGAAGGGGATTTAAAAAAAGAAATTGGGATACAATTTCAACAAGGAGAATGACCTGCAGGAATTTGTGCTGATGACATGTTGAAATTTTATCGATCAATTTATCCTAGATTTACTTTGCAATGAGAAGAACAATTAAATAAAGTTTTTGATATTGAAGAGTTTCGTAAACGTCCAATCAAAAAATTATCTGGAGGTCAAAAGCAACGTTTTAATGCAATGATTTCAATGATGAATGACCCAGAATTAGTAATTTTAGATGAACTAACAACTGGTTTGGATATGCAATTGCAATTCTCAATTATTACATTCTTTAAAGAAAAACTAAAAAAAGATAACAAAACTTTATTATTAGTATCACATAGTCCCGAAGAAGTAGAATTGTTGTGTACGCGAATGATTATTATCAATGATGGAAAAGTTTGTTTTGACAGAAAAATAACTGATGCTATTAAAGAGTTTAAAAGCGTTAGAAATATTATGGATAAACATTTTGAAGGGAGTTTAAAATATGACAACTAA
- a CDS encoding RsmE family RNA methyltransferase — translation MHRYFVEEKINNSFVFSTQNLHHFKNVVKIKTSEQIMIVHDKVEYLVEVLGLTDNLVDTKIISKKQEAKQSNVRVTLVLGLIREQKWDFVLQKATELGVDEIIPVMFKRSVVKIDAKKIDNKIERWKRICEDAAEQSHQISTPKIRPIIDKIENLKNFVNSKIKLVAYESEKDESFKKYLSKDLKEITLVVGPEGGFEEKEINWFKENDYNIVTLGKRILRAETAPLMFLSNIIFEYEL, via the coding sequence ATGCATCGTTATTTTGTTGAAGAAAAGATTAACAACTCTTTTGTCTTCAGCACCCAAAATCTACACCATTTTAAGAATGTAGTCAAAATTAAGACAAGTGAGCAAATCATGATCGTTCATGATAAAGTTGAATATTTAGTAGAAGTTTTAGGTTTAACTGATAATTTAGTTGATACCAAAATTATTTCAAAAAAACAAGAAGCCAAGCAATCCAATGTTAGAGTTACTTTGGTTTTAGGATTGATTCGCGAACAAAAATGAGACTTTGTTTTACAAAAAGCGACCGAACTTGGTGTTGATGAAATTATTCCTGTTATGTTTAAACGCAGTGTTGTTAAGATTGATGCTAAGAAAATAGACAATAAAATTGAACGCTGAAAGAGAATTTGTGAAGATGCAGCAGAGCAATCTCATCAAATCTCAACCCCAAAAATTAGACCAATTATTGACAAAATTGAAAATCTAAAAAATTTTGTGAATTCAAAAATTAAACTAGTTGCTTATGAATCTGAAAAAGATGAAAGCTTTAAGAAGTATTTATCAAAAGACTTGAAAGAAATTACTTTAGTTGTTGGACCAGAAGGCGGCTTTGAGGAAAAAGAAATAAATTGATTTAAAGAAAATGATTATAATATTGTAACTCTTGGTAAAAGAATTCTGCGTGCCGAAACAGCACCGTTAATGTTTTTAAGTAACATAATCTTTGAATATGAGTTATAA
- the rbfA gene encoding 30S ribosome-binding factor RbfA: MGHDIKVERLNSSILRELSLIFSKEFHDNEIMRSISVKEVRLTNDLSHAKVFYSHLIDSISKEDVIEELKAKSKEVRHKLAGKVEMKFVPELEFIYDESLSNANKIEEILKNIKNK, translated from the coding sequence ATGGGACACGATATTAAAGTAGAACGTTTAAATTCAAGTATTTTAAGAGAATTGAGTTTAATTTTTTCAAAGGAATTTCATGATAATGAAATCATGAGATCAATTTCAGTAAAAGAGGTACGTTTAACTAATGATTTAAGCCACGCAAAAGTTTTTTACTCACATTTAATAGATTCAATTTCAAAAGAAGATGTGATAGAAGAATTGAAAGCTAAGAGCAAAGAGGTTAGACATAAGCTTGCAGGGAAAGTTGAAATGAAATTTGTTCCAGAGTTGGAATTCATTTACGATGAATCTTTAAGCAATGCCAATAAAATTGAAGAAATTTTAAAAAATATTAAAAATAAATAG
- the infB gene encoding translation initiation factor IF-2, which yields MATKNVKSNKQNPVKSKQNPDKNKLKAHSNTLKSQLKETKATGLIDGVFIFTGPITISEFGKKINKNVAEIVKYFFKSGGMVTPNTTLTEEQIGELALEFGFDFKKEVEVTKSNIFETLQVDDKESDLKARPAVVTIMGHVDHGKTTLLDSIRNANINVTDGEFGGITQHIGAYQIKTDKNQKITFIDTPGHEAFTEMRARGADVTDIVILVVAADDGVMPQTEEAIDHAKAAGVPIVVFVNKIDKPGADSNRVKTELMRFNIVAEEFGGDVPFIEGSAKNRQGLDNLLETIILVSELKELKANPEKFAIGTVIEGHLSKSRGPMATVLVQQGTLNMRNLVVAGATYGLIKDMENENGAKIKSALPSQPVVLVGLNDVPRAGDKFMVVSEEKMAREIAEAQLERQIQESRNKAQSFTLDSIKNQIDQGNLKSVNVILKADTQGSVEAVRNSLQKITIPGVKLDVIRATVGAISNSDITLGLASNAIVYGFNVRPTAQVRQKADEDGVEIRLHTIIYKVIEELEEAAKGMLDPIMEEKVLGQAEVRQIFKHSQVGTIAGCHVIDGVIPRGSKLRILREGIIIYTGELSSLKHVKEEIKEAKKDQDCGLTIKNFNDIKENDIIEVYKVEEVK from the coding sequence ATGGCTACAAAAAATGTGAAATCTAATAAACAAAATCCTGTCAAATCAAAACAAAATCCAGACAAGAATAAACTTAAGGCTCACTCAAATACTTTAAAAAGTCAATTGAAGGAAACAAAAGCTACAGGATTGATTGATGGAGTATTTATTTTTACCGGACCAATTACTATTTCAGAATTTGGTAAAAAAATAAATAAAAATGTGGCAGAAATAGTCAAGTATTTCTTTAAGAGTGGGGGTATGGTTACACCAAACACGACTCTTACAGAAGAACAAATTGGAGAATTAGCATTAGAATTTGGCTTTGACTTTAAAAAAGAGGTTGAAGTAACCAAATCAAACATCTTTGAAACTCTTCAAGTTGACGACAAAGAGTCAGATTTAAAAGCTCGTCCAGCGGTTGTGACAATTATGGGTCATGTCGACCACGGAAAGACAACGCTTTTAGATTCAATTCGAAACGCCAATATCAATGTTACTGATGGAGAATTTGGTGGAATTACTCAACATATTGGAGCGTATCAAATTAAGACTGATAAAAATCAAAAAATTACGTTTATTGATACTCCGGGTCATGAGGCTTTTACAGAAATGCGTGCCAGAGGAGCTGATGTTACTGATATAGTTATTTTAGTTGTTGCCGCAGATGATGGGGTTATGCCTCAAACTGAAGAAGCAATTGATCATGCCAAAGCTGCAGGAGTACCAATTGTTGTTTTTGTTAACAAAATTGATAAACCAGGGGCAGATTCAAATCGTGTAAAAACTGAGTTAATGCGTTTTAATATAGTTGCAGAAGAATTTGGTGGAGATGTTCCTTTCATTGAAGGTTCAGCTAAAAATCGCCAAGGTTTAGATAATTTGCTTGAAACAATAATATTAGTATCAGAATTAAAAGAATTAAAAGCTAACCCTGAAAAATTCGCAATTGGAACAGTTATCGAAGGTCACTTAAGTAAGTCGCGAGGACCAATGGCTACAGTACTGGTTCAACAAGGGACTCTTAATATGAGAAATTTAGTTGTTGCTGGAGCTACATATGGTTTAATCAAAGATATGGAAAATGAAAATGGTGCCAAAATTAAATCAGCACTGCCATCTCAACCAGTTGTTCTTGTGGGACTAAATGATGTTCCAAGAGCTGGTGACAAGTTTATGGTAGTAAGTGAAGAAAAAATGGCTCGTGAAATAGCAGAAGCTCAACTTGAACGTCAAATTCAAGAAAGCAGAAATAAAGCTCAATCTTTCACTTTAGATTCAATTAAAAATCAAATCGATCAAGGGAATTTGAAATCTGTAAACGTAATTTTAAAAGCAGATACTCAAGGTTCGGTTGAAGCGGTTCGTAACTCGTTGCAAAAAATAACAATTCCTGGAGTAAAACTAGATGTTATTAGAGCAACAGTTGGGGCAATTTCAAACTCAGATATTACCTTAGGTTTAGCAAGTAATGCTATTGTTTATGGATTTAATGTTCGTCCAACAGCTCAAGTTCGTCAAAAAGCTGATGAAGATGGTGTGGAAATTAGATTACACACAATTATTTATAAAGTTATTGAAGAATTAGAAGAAGCTGCTAAAGGAATGCTAGATCCAATTATGGAAGAAAAAGTTTTAGGTCAAGCTGAAGTTAGACAAATCTTTAAGCATTCTCAAGTGGGGACAATTGCTGGATGTCACGTTATTGATGGGGTTATTCCTCGAGGTTCAAAATTAAGAATTTTAAGAGAAGGTATAATTATTTATACTGGTGAACTTTCTTCACTAAAACATGTTAAAGAAGAAATCAAAGAAGCTAAAAAAGACCAAGATTGTGGATTAACTATAAAAAACTTTAATGATATTAAAGAAAATGATATTATAGAAGTATATAAAGTTGAAGAGGTGAAATAG
- a CDS encoding L7Ae/L30e/S12e/Gadd45 family ribosomal protein, with amino-acid sequence MEFKNTKQLLQTLGMLQASRSLTSGTMLFDAIKTSKIKLVIISSDMGLSQKKKITDKCAFYKIDYYKDLITSSELSKAIGRDNVRAVGIKNFSNAKWLRSIIEK; translated from the coding sequence ATGGAATTCAAAAACACAAAGCAATTGCTTCAAACGCTTGGGATGCTTCAAGCCAGCCGTTCTCTAACTAGTGGAACAATGTTATTTGACGCAATCAAAACAAGTAAAATAAAATTGGTAATAATTAGCTCAGATATGGGCTTAAGTCAAAAGAAAAAGATTACAGACAAATGCGCTTTTTATAAAATTGATTATTATAAGGATTTAATAACAAGTAGTGAACTTTCCAAAGCAATCGGCAGAGACAATGTTAGAGCGGTTGGAATTAAAAATTTTAGCAATGCAAAATGATTAAGAAGTATAATTGAAAAATAA
- the rnpM gene encoding RNase P modulator RnpM, producing the protein MSENNKWVVTRKDVATNQMLPKQEMIRIVKNKDGDVFIDQSRKANGRGIYISPQISSLEKVKKSNIIERVLKIKLNDDFWELLSKEINENWD; encoded by the coding sequence GTGTCAGAAAACAATAAGTGAGTTGTTACTCGCAAAGATGTGGCTACTAATCAGATGTTGCCAAAGCAAGAAATGATTAGAATTGTTAAAAATAAAGATGGAGACGTCTTTATAGATCAAAGTAGAAAAGCTAACGGTCGTGGCATTTATATAAGTCCGCAAATTTCTTCTCTTGAAAAAGTTAAAAAGTCTAATATCATCGAAAGAGTTTTAAAAATAAAATTGAATGATGATTTTTGGGAATTACTTTCAAAAGAAATTAATGAGAATTGAGATTAA
- the nusA gene encoding transcription termination factor NusA, with protein sequence MVNGAELLNAIKSISQEKQIPDDIIFEGIREGFQKAYEKFFDPEAVIDVNVDEVTGMINVTKRLTVVQKVEDEWLEIGLSQAKQKYSENCTIGDIINEPIKFDEEYSRLAIFQVGQIIKQKIREGEKNKVYDYFLPKLHEVQTGRVVDLTENSYLIDVDGTVVSLWNKKTINQEKINIGDRITFYVEDVSKENKHSQVSTTRVHPDFLAKLLEIEVPEIAEGIIEVKSVSREPGRRAKVAVYSHDENIDPIGACVGSGGSRIKNVTNELKGEKIDIVKWDENSEKFIMNALAPVRVINIAVDEEEFFDEEGNLEDAHRECDVVVPNNQLSLAIGKSGMAARLVANLVKMKINILSYDSALEKGIEISWNGNITESEMNDPDFINNIFKRRNNVERNFQNEKTNYDHEVEEWDGYIEEPEIEVEAASLDDIQANLEAFDILAKEEVVEEEDEEIDDYDQYYDK encoded by the coding sequence ATGGTAAACGGAGCAGAATTGCTTAATGCAATTAAATCAATTTCACAAGAAAAACAAATTCCTGATGATATTATTTTTGAAGGAATTCGTGAAGGTTTTCAAAAAGCTTATGAAAAGTTTTTTGATCCAGAAGCTGTAATCGATGTTAATGTTGATGAAGTGACAGGAATGATAAATGTTACAAAAAGGTTAACAGTAGTTCAAAAAGTTGAAGATGAATGACTTGAAATTGGTCTTTCTCAGGCTAAACAAAAATATTCAGAAAATTGTACAATTGGGGATATTATTAATGAGCCAATTAAATTTGACGAAGAGTACTCTCGTTTAGCAATTTTTCAAGTTGGACAAATTATTAAACAAAAAATTAGAGAAGGTGAAAAAAATAAAGTTTACGATTATTTTTTACCAAAACTACATGAAGTTCAAACAGGAAGAGTTGTTGATTTAACTGAAAATTCTTATTTAATTGATGTTGATGGAACAGTAGTTTCACTTTGAAATAAAAAAACTATTAATCAAGAAAAAATCAATATCGGTGATAGAATTACTTTCTATGTAGAAGATGTTTCCAAAGAAAACAAACATTCCCAAGTTTCTACCACTAGAGTTCACCCCGATTTTTTAGCAAAATTACTTGAAATTGAAGTGCCTGAAATTGCCGAGGGAATTATTGAAGTTAAATCAGTTTCTCGTGAGCCAGGTCGTAGAGCCAAGGTTGCAGTTTACTCTCATGATGAAAATATTGATCCAATTGGAGCTTGTGTTGGTTCTGGGGGTAGTCGAATTAAGAACGTTACAAATGAACTTAAGGGTGAAAAAATCGATATTGTAAAATGAGATGAAAATTCTGAAAAATTCATTATGAATGCCTTAGCACCAGTTAGAGTTATCAATATTGCTGTTGATGAAGAAGAATTCTTCGATGAAGAGGGAAATCTAGAAGACGCTCACAGAGAATGTGATGTTGTTGTTCCAAATAACCAACTTTCATTAGCAATTGGTAAATCAGGAATGGCGGCTAGATTAGTTGCTAATTTGGTAAAAATGAAAATAAACATTTTATCATATGATAGCGCTTTGGAAAAGGGAATTGAAATTAGTTGAAATGGGAATATTACTGAATCAGAAATGAATGACCCAGATTTCATTAACAACATTTTCAAAAGACGTAACAATGTTGAAAGAAACTTCCAAAATGAGAAGACAAATTATGACCATGAAGTTGAAGAATGAGATGGTTATATTGAAGAACCTGAGATCGAAGTGGAAGCTGCCAGTTTAGATGACATTCAAGCTAATCTAGAAGCTTTTGATATCTTAGCAAAAGAAGAAGTTGTTGAAGAAGAAGACGAAGAAATTGATGACTATGATCAATATTATGACAAGTAG
- a CDS encoding ribosome assembly cofactor RimP — MNNFSELKKGLIEVIEPILKEFDLNLYELNQIFDFDTTVLQVLVTNKDKSVLTVDFDNLVGANEKLSIALDQIKELNEAYILEVASAGIERTIFTKEELIENVGKYLFFQINHKIEYVDEFNADLIEYDSSKDEFKVFFFLKGKKKNSYIKWEDIKFVRLAVKF, encoded by the coding sequence ATGAATAATTTTAGCGAATTAAAAAAAGGCTTGATCGAAGTTATTGAGCCAATACTAAAGGAATTTGATTTAAATTTATATGAATTAAACCAAATTTTTGATTTTGACACCACAGTTTTGCAAGTATTAGTAACCAATAAAGATAAATCTGTGCTTACTGTTGATTTTGATAACCTGGTTGGGGCCAATGAAAAACTTTCTATTGCCTTAGACCAAATCAAGGAATTAAACGAAGCGTATATTTTAGAAGTTGCTTCTGCAGGAATTGAAAGAACGATATTTACAAAAGAAGAGTTAATTGAAAATGTAGGAAAATACCTATTTTTCCAAATTAATCACAAAATAGAATATGTTGATGAATTTAATGCCGATTTAATTGAGTATGATTCATCAAAAGATGAATTTAAAGTATTCTTTTTCTTAAAAGGTAAAAAAAAGAACTCTTATATCAAATGAGAAGATATTAAATTTGTAAGATTAGCAGTAAAATTTTAA